One Clavibacter zhangzhiyongii genomic region harbors:
- a CDS encoding L-serine ammonia-lyase: MTAYVSALDLFSIGIGPSSSHTVGPMRAALLFAEECAASARLTAIARVTVRLYGSLGATGLGHGTPDAVVAGLAGLAPETCDPAEVRGRWSGLGEGVDVPLAGIHPVRMVGRDLTFEPFTRLPRHPNAMHLAALDADGGTVLESTWFSVGGGFVLREDQAPSAVLPTGLPHSFSNADELIALAESTGRSIADVARDTEESIHGSRRAVAGLDAIWGAMAACVSAGLDGQGTLPGGLNVRRRAARVASQLATIDAEGQRDTSHEWLHAFALAVNEENASGGRVVTAPTNGAAGIIPAVGSYYLRFVPGADRDGIRDFLLTATAIGSLVKANASISGAEAGCQGEVGTACAMAAGALCAVLGGSPRQVENAAEIAMEHHLGLTCDPVGGLVQIPCIERNAIAASTAVNAARMALHGDGTHLVSLDTVIETMRQTGLDMSTKYKETSTGGLAVNVIEC, encoded by the coding sequence ATGACAGCGTACGTCTCGGCACTCGACCTCTTCTCCATCGGGATCGGGCCGTCGAGCTCGCACACCGTGGGCCCCATGCGCGCGGCCCTGCTCTTCGCCGAGGAGTGCGCGGCGTCGGCCCGGCTCACCGCGATCGCCCGGGTGACGGTGCGGCTGTACGGCTCGCTCGGGGCCACCGGGCTCGGCCACGGCACGCCCGACGCGGTCGTCGCGGGGCTGGCCGGGCTCGCGCCCGAGACGTGCGACCCCGCCGAGGTGCGCGGCCGCTGGTCCGGGCTCGGCGAGGGCGTCGACGTGCCGCTCGCGGGGATCCACCCGGTGCGGATGGTCGGGCGCGACCTCACCTTCGAGCCGTTCACGCGCCTCCCCCGCCACCCCAACGCGATGCACCTCGCGGCCCTCGACGCCGACGGCGGCACGGTGCTCGAGAGCACGTGGTTCTCGGTCGGCGGCGGCTTCGTGCTGCGCGAGGACCAGGCGCCCTCGGCCGTGCTGCCCACCGGCCTCCCCCACTCCTTCTCCAACGCGGACGAGCTGATCGCGCTGGCCGAGTCGACCGGGCGCTCCATCGCGGACGTCGCGCGCGACACCGAGGAGTCGATCCACGGATCCCGCCGCGCTGTCGCCGGGCTGGACGCGATCTGGGGCGCCATGGCCGCGTGCGTCTCCGCGGGCCTCGACGGCCAGGGCACGCTGCCGGGCGGGCTCAACGTGCGGCGGCGGGCGGCGCGGGTCGCCTCGCAGCTCGCGACCATCGACGCCGAGGGCCAGCGCGACACCAGCCACGAGTGGCTGCACGCGTTCGCGCTCGCGGTCAACGAGGAGAACGCGTCCGGCGGGCGCGTCGTCACGGCGCCCACCAACGGCGCGGCCGGCATCATCCCCGCGGTCGGCTCCTACTACCTGCGCTTCGTGCCCGGCGCCGACCGGGACGGCATCCGCGACTTCCTGCTCACGGCCACCGCGATCGGCTCGCTCGTGAAGGCCAATGCGTCCATCTCCGGGGCCGAGGCCGGCTGCCAGGGCGAGGTCGGCACGGCGTGCGCGATGGCGGCGGGCGCGCTCTGCGCGGTGCTCGGCGGATCCCCGCGGCAGGTCGAGAACGCCGCCGAGATCGCGATGGAGCACCACCTCGGCCTCACGTGCGATCCCGTGGGCGGGCTCGTGCAGATCCCGTGCATCGAGCGGAACGCCATCGCCGCGTCGACCGCCGTCAACGCCGCGCGCATGGCGCTGCACGGCGACGGCACGCACCTCGTCTCGCTCGACACCGTGATCGAGACGATGCGGCAGACGGGCCTCGACATGTCCACCAAGTACAAGGAGACGTCCACGGGCGGGCTCGCGGTCAACGTCATCGAGTGCTGA
- a CDS encoding SdpI family protein: MGIPALLLAVAALLLLGTTQLAAWGALKRNGWIGIRTRPLMASDEAWRAGHRAALPALRGTCLPVAIGGVIGSVAAGAGMNSVASWGALLLVAGIAWGTFRAGRAARAVTRRADAARPPLRRG; encoded by the coding sequence ATGGGCATCCCCGCGCTGCTGCTCGCCGTCGCGGCGCTGCTCCTCCTCGGCACCACGCAGCTCGCGGCCTGGGGCGCCCTCAAGCGCAACGGCTGGATCGGGATCCGCACGCGCCCCCTCATGGCGAGCGACGAGGCCTGGCGCGCCGGCCACCGCGCGGCCCTGCCCGCGCTCCGCGGCACGTGCCTGCCGGTCGCCATCGGCGGCGTGATCGGCAGCGTCGCCGCGGGCGCGGGCATGAACAGCGTCGCCTCCTGGGGCGCGCTGCTGCTCGTCGCGGGCATCGCCTGGGGCACGTTCCGAGCGGGGCGCGCCGCGCGCGCCGTCACGCGCCGCGCCGACGCGGCGCGCCCGCCCCTCCGCCGCGGCTAG
- a CDS encoding NAD-dependent epimerase/dehydratase family protein, whose translation MSDARRIVITGAAGQVARGVRPLLREAGHRLTLLDLVDPDPVDGETAVVASVTDTAVVRAALAGADLVVHLGGLSRERPWAALADANVEGTRSVLEAARDTGVRRVLLASSNHVVGFHPIPPHPVEELDPRPDGYYGASKAAMEALGSVFADRHGLAVVNVRIGSILERPVNRRTLSTWFSFPDVVRLIEAAAVLDEAGAHVVWGVSRNTRAWFSPVPGERIGFHPRDDSEVHADAVLAAVGDGDDPDANGLIGGEFAAPQHALGEPW comes from the coding sequence ATGTCCGACGCGCGACGCATCGTGATCACCGGCGCGGCAGGGCAGGTGGCGCGCGGGGTGCGCCCGCTGCTGCGGGAGGCCGGCCACCGGCTGACGCTCCTCGACCTGGTCGACCCGGATCCGGTGGACGGCGAGACCGCGGTCGTCGCGTCGGTCACCGACACGGCCGTCGTCCGCGCGGCCCTGGCCGGCGCGGACCTCGTGGTGCACCTCGGCGGGCTCAGCCGCGAGCGCCCCTGGGCCGCCCTCGCCGACGCGAACGTCGAGGGCACCCGCAGCGTGCTCGAGGCCGCGCGCGACACCGGCGTGCGCCGCGTCCTGCTCGCGAGCTCCAACCACGTCGTCGGCTTCCACCCCATCCCGCCGCATCCCGTCGAGGAGCTGGATCCCCGACCCGACGGCTACTACGGCGCGAGCAAGGCGGCCATGGAGGCGCTCGGCTCCGTCTTCGCCGACCGGCACGGCCTCGCGGTCGTCAACGTGCGGATCGGGAGCATCCTCGAGCGGCCCGTGAACCGGCGGACCCTCTCGACCTGGTTCTCCTTCCCCGACGTCGTGCGGCTGATCGAGGCGGCGGCCGTGCTCGACGAGGCCGGCGCCCACGTCGTCTGGGGCGTCTCGCGCAACACCCGCGCGTGGTTCTCGCCCGTGCCCGGCGAGCGGATCGGCTTCCACCCGCGGGACGACTCCGAGGTCCACGCGGACGCCGTCCTCGCGGCGGTCGGCGACGGGGACGACCCGGACGCGAACGGCCTCATCGGCGGCGAGTTCGCGGCCCCGCAGCACGCGCTGGGGGAGCCGTGGTGA
- a CDS encoding IclR family transcriptional regulator translates to MTAEAAAEAPADRALRPVKSAERTLALLERLAEAGEPVAVVDLHRASGYPRSSLHQLLHTMAASGWIEMLHDGTHVSIGSRALVVGTAYLDRDRALPQALPVLERIRDETGYTAHYARREGGLMLYLATRETTEPRRAASRVGRQLPAHATALGKALLAELTPEERRRALGAGALAALTPATVVDCDALDAQLDAARAAGHATEREENTPGVACVAAAVGYRIPATDALSCSIPVERAGAREVARVAEVVEAHARRLAETLRSAGVR, encoded by the coding sequence GTGACGGCCGAGGCGGCGGCCGAGGCGCCGGCCGACCGCGCCCTCCGGCCCGTGAAGTCCGCCGAGCGGACGCTCGCCCTCCTGGAGCGGCTGGCCGAGGCGGGCGAGCCCGTCGCGGTCGTCGACCTGCACCGGGCATCCGGCTACCCGCGCTCGAGCCTCCACCAGCTGCTGCACACCATGGCCGCGAGCGGCTGGATCGAGATGCTGCACGACGGCACGCACGTCTCCATCGGATCCCGCGCGCTCGTCGTCGGCACCGCCTACCTCGACCGCGACCGGGCGCTGCCGCAGGCGCTCCCGGTGCTCGAGCGGATCCGCGACGAGACCGGGTACACCGCGCACTACGCGCGGCGCGAGGGCGGGCTGATGCTCTACCTCGCCACCCGCGAGACGACCGAGCCCCGACGGGCGGCCTCGCGCGTCGGCCGGCAGCTCCCCGCCCACGCGACGGCGCTCGGCAAGGCGCTCCTCGCCGAGCTCACCCCGGAGGAGCGGCGCCGGGCGCTCGGCGCGGGCGCCCTGGCGGCCCTCACGCCCGCGACCGTCGTCGACTGCGACGCCCTCGACGCCCAGCTCGACGCGGCGCGCGCGGCCGGCCACGCGACCGAGCGGGAGGAGAACACCCCCGGCGTCGCGTGCGTCGCCGCGGCGGTCGGCTACCGGATCCCCGCCACCGACGCCCTCAGCTGCTCGATCCCCGTCGAGCGCGCCGGCGCCCGCGAGGTCGCCCGCGTTGCCGAGGTCGTGGAGGCGCACGCCCGCCGCCTCGCCGAGACCCTGCGGTCGGCGGGCGTGCGATGA
- a CDS encoding GlsB/YeaQ/YmgE family stress response membrane protein, which translates to MGIIGFLVLGLIAGALAKLILPGKQGGGIIVTLILGVVGAFLGGFIGSALFNKPVDGFDLGSLALAIVGAIIVLLVYGAIVGRKKA; encoded by the coding sequence ATGGGCATCATCGGTTTTCTGGTTCTGGGTCTGATCGCCGGAGCGCTCGCCAAGCTGATCCTCCCGGGCAAGCAGGGCGGCGGAATCATCGTCACGCTGATCCTGGGCGTCGTCGGCGCCTTCCTGGGCGGCTTCATCGGCAGCGCGCTGTTCAACAAGCCGGTCGACGGCTTCGACCTCGGCTCGCTCGCGCTCGCCATCGTCGGCGCGATCATCGTCCTGCTGGTCTACGGCGCGATCGTCGGCCGCAAGAAGGCCTAG
- a CDS encoding DUF427 domain-containing protein, which translates to MRIPSPRRPREIPGEGQESVWDYPRPPRVDPTREHVVIELGGKVVADTRAAVRVLETSHPPVYYIPSGDFAPGALSSAAGRSWCEYKGEASYLTIAAGGVTAERSAWWYPSPTRGFEALADMIAVYPSAMDRCLVDGVTVEAQEGDFYGGWITPRVVGPFKGAPGTLGW; encoded by the coding sequence ATGCGCATCCCCTCGCCCCGTCGTCCCCGTGAGATCCCCGGCGAGGGGCAGGAGTCGGTCTGGGACTACCCGCGTCCGCCGCGCGTGGATCCCACCCGCGAGCACGTCGTCATCGAGCTCGGCGGCAAGGTGGTCGCCGACACGCGCGCGGCCGTCCGCGTGCTCGAGACGAGCCACCCGCCCGTCTACTACATCCCCTCCGGCGACTTCGCCCCGGGCGCCCTCTCCTCGGCGGCCGGCCGCTCGTGGTGCGAGTACAAGGGCGAGGCGTCGTACCTCACCATCGCGGCGGGCGGCGTCACGGCCGAGCGCTCCGCCTGGTGGTACCCGTCACCCACGCGCGGCTTCGAGGCGCTGGCCGACATGATCGCCGTGTACCCCTCGGCCATGGACCGCTGCCTCGTCGACGGGGTCACGGTCGAGGCGCAGGAGGGCGACTTCTACGGCGGCTGGATCACGCCGCGGGTGGTAGGCCCGTTCAAGGGCGCGCCGGGCACGCTCGGCTGGTGA